From the genome of Thermogutta terrifontis, one region includes:
- a CDS encoding helix-turn-helix domain-containing protein, with amino-acid sequence MRKKYIVRLTEEERQKCQEVIRKLKGTSQKVRRAQILLKADADGPAWTDQQIAEAFGCRRQTVEKIRQRFVERGFEETLEGKSRSGPPANKILDGEVEAKIIATRLGPPPAGYGQWTLRLLARRLVELKVVESISHETVRRALKKTRSRRGRFSTG; translated from the coding sequence ATGCGAAAGAAGTATATTGTCCGGCTGACCGAGGAAGAACGTCAGAAATGCCAGGAGGTCATTCGCAAGCTGAAGGGGACCAGCCAGAAGGTCCGTCGCGCTCAGATTCTGCTGAAGGCGGACGCGGACGGTCCGGCCTGGACGGACCAACAGATTGCCGAAGCGTTCGGGTGTCGGCGACAGACGGTGGAGAAGATTCGTCAGCGTTTTGTGGAACGGGGTTTTGAGGAGACGCTGGAAGGGAAGAGCCGGTCGGGGCCACCAGCGAACAAGATTCTGGATGGGGAGGTGGAAGCGAAAATCATTGCCACCCGTTTGGGGCCGCCGCCTGCGGGTTACGGTCAGTGGACGCTTCGCCTCCTGGCCCGTCGGTTGGTGGAACTGAAAGTGGTGGAATCGATCAGCCACGAGACAGTACGCCGGGCGCTAAAAAAAACGAGATCACGGCGCGGAAGATTCAGTACTGGGTGA
- a CDS encoding DUF1559 domain-containing protein: MRRLVKLKAFTLVELLVVIAIIGILIALLLPAVQAAREAARRSQCTNNLKQLSLAAHNYADVHKMLPPGEIGTGIMWGGDPVNTNTERLSTWVLLLPFYEQQALYQQISGPLNVGGTVLPAWGRDPSTNTPGDPANSRFYPPWTTQIDVLLCPSDGKVRQKGVNDQGRTNYRTSVGDSIYRGWARDGNSQTCRGLFGLRQGVPFAAITDGTSNTVMFSERLFGGNANLIKEGMATNVTSLNPNAAVAPAECLQTRNPARPNEYLTGTYGTANWSGRRWASGIPQYTRFNTVLPPNNPSCNDSTWDERNAVITATSNHPGGVNVAMADASVRFISETINAGDPTLIEVQSGPSPYGVWGALGSKDGGESVQAP, encoded by the coding sequence ATGCGAAGGTTGGTCAAGCTGAAGGCGTTTACGCTCGTCGAATTGCTCGTAGTGATTGCCATTATTGGCATTCTCATCGCGCTGCTATTACCAGCGGTGCAGGCGGCCCGGGAGGCAGCGAGGCGTTCCCAGTGCACCAACAATTTGAAGCAACTGTCTCTGGCGGCGCACAATTACGCAGACGTCCACAAGATGCTACCCCCGGGGGAAATTGGCACGGGTATCATGTGGGGCGGTGACCCGGTGAATACCAATACGGAGCGTTTGTCCACGTGGGTCTTGCTCCTGCCCTTTTATGAACAGCAGGCGCTTTACCAGCAAATCAGCGGGCCGCTAAACGTGGGAGGCACTGTGTTACCGGCATGGGGTCGTGATCCATCCACCAACACGCCAGGGGATCCAGCTAATAGCCGGTTTTATCCACCCTGGACCACGCAGATTGACGTCCTTTTGTGCCCGTCCGACGGTAAGGTGAGGCAAAAAGGAGTCAACGATCAAGGCCGTACAAACTACCGCACATCGGTGGGTGATTCCATTTATCGTGGATGGGCGCGGGATGGTAACTCTCAAACGTGTCGTGGGCTGTTCGGTCTTCGTCAGGGCGTTCCTTTCGCGGCGATCACCGACGGCACCAGCAACACGGTCATGTTCTCCGAACGGTTGTTCGGCGGTAACGCAAATTTGATCAAAGAGGGGATGGCCACCAATGTGACCAGCCTGAATCCCAACGCCGCCGTTGCCCCCGCGGAATGCCTGCAAACCAGGAATCCTGCCCGTCCCAACGAGTACCTGACGGGGACCTATGGCACGGCCAACTGGTCAGGACGACGCTGGGCAAGCGGCATTCCCCAGTATACACGGTTTAACACCGTGCTGCCGCCCAACAATCCCTCTTGCAACGACAGCACTTGGGATGAGCGGAACGCTGTCATCACGGCGACCAGCAATCACCCAGGAGGTGTGAACGTGGCGATGGCGGATGCTTCCGTTCGCTTCATCTCGGAAACTATCAACGCCGGTGACCCCACGTTGATCGAGGTCCAATCAGGACCCAGCCCCTACGGGGTATGGGGAGCTTTGGGGAGCAAGGACGGCGGCGAATCGGTCCAAGCCCCGTGA